Sequence from the Synergistaceae bacterium genome:
CGCGGGGAATGGGATATAGCGAAAAAAATTACCCCCTCCATTTTGGGAAGGGGCATTGTGATTTACCGTCTTGATTTTCTGAAGGGTATTATTGCCGCGAGGATTAATGCGAATGCGGGAAGTGAGTCACAGCCTCCTCCGCCGCCGCTCCCTGTGCCTGAAGAGCTGCCGTACACTGTAACCGTAAACTGTTTTGACGCTCCTGCGTATGAGTTATGCGCGTAAACCGTGAATGTATACTCGCCTGCCTCCGTCAATGTCCCCGAAAGCAAGCCGCTTGACGCATTGAGCGTGAGTCCCGGAGGAAGATTGCCGCCGCTGACAGTCCATGAAAGCCCCGTGCCGTTTGAGCTAAGAGTCTGGCTGTATGATTCTGAGACTGTGCCGCCGGGAAGCGCGGAGGTTGTTATTTCTAGCGGGCTGATTTTTACTGACAGGGTTCGGGATGCTCTTGCTGATCCATATACAGCTGTTGCAGTAAAGCTGAAATTTCCCGAATTTGTCGGAGTACCTGAAATTCTGCCGGATGAATCCATAGCAAGCCCTGCCGGAAGATTCCCTGAAAGTGTCCAAGACGCACCCGAAGGATTTGACAATAACACCGCGCTGTAGGACATTCCCGCAATGCCTTCAGGAAGAGCGGTTGTTGTGATTGTGATTGTTGACGTTCCTGCGTTCACGGTAATGCTGAGTGCTTTTTCCGCACTGTTTGAGCCTGATACAGCCCTGATCGTGAATGATGATGTCCCTGCCGCTGTCGGTGTTCCTGTGATTGCTCCCGTTGAAGAGTTCAGCGACAGTCCCTGCGGAAGACTCCCTGCTGAAACTGACCATGTAACATTTGAGGCACTCGCGGAAAGTACAGCATTGTATGAGGTGTTCACAGTGCCGGAAGGAAGGCTAGTTGTTGTGATTGTGATTGAGGATGTCCCCTGCGCCTGAATCCTGAGCGTGAACCCTTTTGTGGCTGGCGCGCCTGTTTCGGGGCTGGCCTTCACCGTGAAAGTGTAATCCCCTGCTGTTGAAGGAGTCCCTGAGATTGTGCCTGCTGTCCTGTCGAGAGTGAGTCCTTCAGGGAGGCTTGTGCTGTTCGTGAGAGTCCATACGACTGCGGAGGCTGAGTCAGTCGCAAGCACTGCGGTATATGCGCTTCCTGCGACTCCGTCCGGCAATGAAGCTGTAGTGATTGCTATGCTCGGCCCGAACTTAATGCAGCCTTCCTCGCTTGGCACTCCCTGTGCGTTATTGCCTATTCCGTGTTCGGCTGTGCTGTAAAGGTTGCTGCTGATGGTGTAGCTTGCCGCGTCAAGTTTTCCGACAACGCCGCCCATGTTCACGATGTCGCCTGAGATTGTCGCGTATGACTGGTTATTGCGGACTGTCGAGGCGTTCATTAGGCCGACGATTCCGCCGATGCCCTCGGCTGTATTCTCTCCTGCAACTGTTACCAGGGATGAGACATCGCAACTTTCGAGGAGTGTTGACACGCCGATTCTCCCTGCTATTCCACCTGAGGCGTAACGGCCTGTTATGATACTTATTGCGTTTGAGTTAGCCGTTATATTGTTGCTTTGAAGGTTGCCCCCTTCAATATAGCCGACAATGCCGCCCGCATATTGAGTACCTGTTACTGTTCCCGAAAATGTGCAACCCTTTATTGCCTCGAAATTTGCAATATTGGCATAAGCAACTATTCCTCCCGCGTAAGCTGGCTGTATGCCTGAGGCGTAATTACGGGAATAGGCGTATATGCCATCTGAAGCCGCTGTAACAGTGCAGTTTTCTACAGTTCCGCCAGTCATATCAGCGACAATGCCGCCTGCATACCCGGCTTGGTCTGAATTGCCTGATATACCGCTTTTAATTGCACCGTTAAAATTGCAGTTACTGATCAGGCCGTTAGACATATTTCTGACTATACCGCCAGCATATGTGCGAATATCGCTATACCAAAGATAATACCTGCTTTCAATCGTTCCCGTGAAAGTACAATCTTTGACAGAGGCTAAAGAATTAAGGGTATCAGCAACTCCGGCCGCATACTTTCCGTTAAGAGAGCCGCTTACCGTAAGACCTTGCACAGCATAGCCGCCTGGCGTGGCAATTGTCCCGAACAGTGCCGCAATGTTGCTTCCTTCCCTGTCTATATTGACATGGATTGATTTCCCGTTGCCGTCAAAGTGTCCCGTGAACGGATTATCATCAGTACCAATCGACTCCCAGTCAGTTATAGACGAGATATTGAGATTCTGAGTCAGCCTGTAATACATATCCCCCGACTCTGTTCCCGCGTTCACCCTGTCCCGCATAGCAGACAAATCCGCGTTCGTGTCAATCACATACGGATCTGCCTCCGTCCCTGAATGTCCCTCGTTCCAGTAGTCCGCCCACGCGCAAGGGCAGAAAGACACAAGGCACACGACCATGAACAGCGCAATGTATTTCTTCATGAAAAACCCTCCTGCAATGAGTTGACCCGCGAATCAATACCACACATGACCGCGCCCCCCTGCATTACGCAACACAAAACAAGGGAAGCCGTATTTCCCGCCTCATGTAATATTGTATTCTGGATAAAAAAATTATAACACACGTTTTTTTTTCAAGAACAAGTGCAGAATCACCGCGCACAAAAAAACCTCCCCGCTATTTCACAGGGAGGCCGCAAAGTTTCATCTGTTACTCTTCGTTCATCACATGGGCGCAGCGATGGCAGAGTCCGTTAGCGTTCGGATGCTCTTCATACTTCCAGCACCGCGGGCATTTCTCACCGGGCGCAAATCCTCCCGCAATCTTGAACCCCGTATCAGCGTCATCAAAGACATTCGGCAGGGTAAGCTCATCAGCCCACTCAAATTTTGACACTATCACGATGTCGGCAAGCTCTTCCGCCGTGAACGCCCCCTCAAGTTTTGCGAGTCCCTCAGCGCGTTTCACCTGCACAGACGCTTCTAGCGATGTCCCAATTGTCTTGGCCGCCCTCATCGTCTCAAGCATTCGGCTCACAGCTCCCTTCAGCGTTACAGCCTCAGCCCATAACGAATTGAGCGAGTCATTCAGCCGTGAAGAGTCCTGCTCCGGGAAGTCCGCAAGAAACACACTCTCAGGAAGTGAGGCATCAGTCTTCCTCATTTCCTGCCAGATTTC
This genomic interval carries:
- a CDS encoding putative Ig domain-containing protein; translated protein: MKKYIALFMVVCLVSFCPCAWADYWNEGHSGTEADPYVIDTNADLSAMRDRVNAGTESGDMYYRLTQNLNISSITDWESIGTDDNPFTGHFDGNGKSIHVNIDREGSNIAALFGTIATPGGYAVQGLTVSGSLNGKYAAGVADTLNSLASVKDCTFTGTIESRYYLWYSDIRTYAGGIVRNMSNGLISNCNFNGAIKSGISGNSDQAGYAGGIVADMTGGTVENCTVTAASDGIYAYSRNYASGIQPAYAGGIVAYANIANFEAIKGCTFSGTVTGTQYAGGIVGYIEGGNLQSNNITANSNAISIITGRYASGGIAGRIGVSTLLESCDVSSLVTVAGENTAEGIGGIVGLMNASTVRNNQSYATISGDIVNMGGVVGKLDAASYTISSNLYSTAEHGIGNNAQGVPSEEGCIKFGPSIAITTASLPDGVAGSAYTAVLATDSASAVVWTLTNSTSLPEGLTLDRTAGTISGTPSTAGDYTFTVKASPETGAPATKGFTLRIQAQGTSSITITTTSLPSGTVNTSYNAVLSASASNVTWSVSAGSLPQGLSLNSSTGAITGTPTAAGTSSFTIRAVSGSNSAEKALSITVNAGTSTITITTTALPEGIAGMSYSAVLLSNPSGASWTLSGNLPAGLAMDSSGRISGTPTNSGNFSFTATAVYGSARASRTLSVKISPLEITTSALPGGTVSESYSQTLSSNGTGLSWTVSGGNLPPGLTLNASSGLLSGTLTEAGEYTFTVYAHNSYAGASKQFTVTVYGSSSGTGSGGGGGCDSLPAFALILAAIIPFRKSRR